One genomic region from Esox lucius isolate fEsoLuc1 chromosome 24, fEsoLuc1.pri, whole genome shotgun sequence encodes:
- the LOC114830222 gene encoding endonuclease domain-containing 1 protein-like, producing MMGVLHLSALFLLSLLCPGLSHVVGQFQKNCETFFLNGKTPNIPRILVQGTVPNTKQNNRYEPICQFYHNEYRFATLYDTTNRIPVFSAYKFTGDGGKRPDPEPWMIEPQLEGDEADKSMAEESRGVQYRRQATKQDYINSKGVNRGHLFPSMHADGVDAKESTFTLTNIVPQVVTFNNGSWEDMETKVKNIMKQSCKDSNNQNKIEAYVVTGAVPSKNNKLNNQVNIPSFIWTAFCCKYSTNQKTIQWHSGAHWGENRKKGLKGRTVPLSVAELNSKLTEIYRKEIDKRGDVQVFPKEPKCLKPKESF from the exons ATGATGGGGGTGTTGCatctctctgctctctttcttctttctctcctatGTCCTGGACTCTCTCATGTGGTGGGCCAGTTCCAAAAAAATTGCGAGACATTCTTTTTGAATGGGAAAACTCCCAATATTCCACGTATTTTGGTTCAAGGGACTGTCCCAAACACGAAACAGAATAACCGCTACGAACCAATCTGTCAGTTCTACCACAACGAATACAGGTTTGCGACTCTCTACGACACAACCAACAGGATCCCTGTGTTCTCAGCCTACAAGTTCACTGGTGACGGAGGAAAGAGACCAGATCCAGAACCATGGATGATAGAGCCCCAG CTCGAAGGTGATGAAGCAGATAAATCAATGGCTGAGGAGTCTAGGGGTGTCCAATATAGACGTCAGGCTACAAAACAGGACTACATTAACTCAAAAGGTGTGAATAGAGGTCACCTGTTCCCTAGTATGCACGCTGATGGTGTTGATGCCAAGGAGTCCACCTTCACCCTGACCAACATCGTACCCCAGGTAGTGACCTTCAATAATGGCAGTTGGGAGGACATGGAGACAAAGGTCAAAAATATTATGAAACAATCTTGTAAGGATAGTaataaccaaaacaaaataGAGGCCTATGTGGTGACCGGAGCGGTGCCCAGTAAGAACAACAAACTGAACAACCAGGTAAACATCCCATCTTTCATATGGACCGCCTTCTGCTGTAAGTACTCGACCAATCAGAAGACCATTCAGTGGCATTCTGGAGCACACTGgggagagaacagaaagaaggGTTTGAAGGGTAGAACCGTTCCTCTCTCAGTGGCAGAACTGAATAGCAAGCTTACAGAGATATACAGAAAAGAGATAGACAAAAGAGGTGATGTCCAGGTGTTTCCAAAAGAACCCAAATGTCTAAAACCAAAAGAGTCTTTTTGA
- the LOC117593933 gene encoding endonuclease domain-containing 1 protein-like, giving the protein MMGVLKLLSALFLLSLLCPGLSEVDGGFRKNCKAFFLNGVTPYIPRILEQGTVPKPNLKSYKPICQFYKNDYRFATLYDMNNKIPMFSAYKFTGGRGSGNNIDDTWKIEPQLENKNAIKSMAEESQGAQYTHQAVDQDYKNVNTDPLVNRGHLFPVMHADGDDAKESTYTLTNIVPQVQTFNGGSWKLMEENVTKIMNQSCKNSNNNTEAYVVTGAVPSENNTLNNRVNIPSFMWTAFCCEISTNQWHSGAHWGDNRNKSKKVRTVPLSVAELNNKLTNMYEKRFQLFPKEKRFQLFPKECLKPKESF; this is encoded by the exons ATGATGGGGGTGTTGAAGcttctctctgctctctttcttctttctctcctatGTCCTGGACTCTCTGAAGTGGATGGCGGCTTCAGAAAAAATTGCAAGGCGTTCTTTCTGAATGGGGTAACTCCATATATTCCACGTATTTTGGAACAAGGGACTGTCCCAAAACCGAATCTGAAAAGCTACAAGCCAATCTGTCAGTTCTACAAAAATGACTACAGGTTTGCGACTCTCTACGACATGAACAACAAGATCCCCATGTTCTCAGCCTACAAGTTCACTGGTGGCAGAGGATCGGGAAATAATATAGATGACACATGGAAGATAGAGCCCCAG CtcgaaaataaaaatgcaattaaatCAATGGCTGAGGAGTCTCAGGGTGCCCAATATACACATCAGGCTGTAGACCAGGACTACAAAAACGTAAATACAGATCCCCTTGTGAATAGAGGTCACCTGTTCCCTGTTATGCACGCTGATGGTGATGATGCCAAAGAGTCCACCTACACCCTGACCAACATTGTACCCCAAGTACAGACCTTCAATGGAGGCAGCTGGAAGTTAATGGAGGAAAACGTCACAAAGATTATGAACCAATCTTGTAAGAATAGTAATAACAACACAGAGGCCTATGTGGTGACCGGAGCAGTGCCCAGTGAGAACAACACACTGAACAACCGGGTGAACATCCCATCTTTCATGTGGACCGCCTTCTGCTGTGAGATCTCGACCAATCAGTGGCATTCTGGAGCACACTGGGGAGACAACAGAAATAAGAGTAAGAAGGTTAGAACCGTTCCTCTCTCAGTGGCAGAACTGAATAACAAGCTCACAAACATGTACGAAAAGCGTTTCCAGTTGTTTCCAAAAGAAAAGCGTTTCCAGTTGTTTCCAAAAGAATGTCTAAAACCGAAAGAGTCTTTTTGA